In Streptomyces sp. NBC_00306, a single genomic region encodes these proteins:
- the glgC gene encoding glucose-1-phosphate adenylyltransferase has translation MRGGPSVLGIVLAGGEGKRLMPLTADRAKPAVTFGGMYRLVDFVLSSLVNGDILRICVLTQYKSHSLDRHVTTTWRMSSLLGNYVTPVPAQQRLGRRWYLGSADAILQSLNLVNDEQPDYIAVFGADHVYRMDPRQMLKQHIEGGAGVTVAGIRVPRAEASSFGIITPASDGARVERFLEKPADPPGLPGDPERVFASMGNYLFTTKVLVDALYRDAEDDNSVHDMGGSILPMLTEQGMAQVYDFNENHVPGETPREHGYWRDVGTLDSYYDAHMDLIPDRPAFDLYNRRWPIYTHPGQLPPARFIGAGIASESIVSPGCVVRGQVTRSVLSPGVMVGEGAVVQGSVLHDNVRIGRGAVVRGSILDKNVDVPPGATIGVNPERDQELYTVSKNGVIALGKGQRVL, from the coding sequence ATGCGCGGTGGACCTTCGGTGCTCGGGATCGTTCTGGCCGGCGGGGAGGGCAAGCGGCTGATGCCGCTCACCGCCGACCGTGCGAAACCGGCGGTGACCTTCGGCGGGATGTACCGCCTCGTCGACTTCGTCCTCTCCAGTCTCGTCAATGGGGACATTCTGCGCATCTGCGTGCTGACGCAGTACAAGTCGCACTCGCTGGACCGCCATGTCACCACCACCTGGCGGATGTCGAGTCTCCTCGGCAACTACGTGACGCCCGTACCCGCCCAACAGCGGCTCGGCCGACGGTGGTACCTCGGCAGCGCGGACGCGATCCTCCAGTCGCTCAACCTGGTCAACGACGAACAGCCCGACTACATCGCGGTGTTCGGTGCCGACCATGTGTACCGGATGGACCCGCGGCAGATGCTCAAGCAGCACATCGAGGGCGGGGCAGGGGTCACCGTCGCCGGGATCCGGGTCCCGCGCGCCGAGGCCTCGTCCTTCGGGATCATCACGCCCGCGTCGGACGGCGCGAGAGTGGAGCGGTTCCTCGAGAAGCCCGCGGACCCGCCCGGACTGCCCGGCGATCCCGAGCGGGTGTTCGCCTCCATGGGCAACTACCTCTTCACCACCAAGGTCCTCGTCGACGCGCTGTACCGGGACGCCGAGGACGACAACTCCGTGCACGACATGGGTGGTTCGATCCTGCCGATGCTCACCGAGCAGGGCATGGCACAGGTCTACGACTTCAACGAGAACCATGTGCCGGGGGAGACGCCACGGGAACACGGCTACTGGCGCGACGTGGGCACCCTCGACTCGTACTACGACGCCCACATGGATCTGATCCCCGACCGGCCGGCCTTCGACCTGTACAACCGCCGCTGGCCCATCTACACCCATCCGGGCCAGCTTCCCCCGGCACGCTTCATCGGTGCCGGCATCGCGAGCGAGTCGATCGTCAGCCCCGGCTGTGTCGTCCGCGGGCAGGTCACCCGGTCCGTCCTCTCTCCCGGGGTGATGGTCGGGGAGGGCGCGGTGGTGCAGGGCTCGGTGCTGCACGACAACGTCCGCATAGGCCGGGGCGCCGTCGTCCGCGGTTCGATCCTGGACAAGAACGTCGACGTGCCGCCCGGTGCGACCATCGGCGTCAACCCCGAGCGGGATCAGGAGCTTTACACCGTCTCCAAGAACGGTGTCATCGCGCTCGGCAAGGGCCAGCGGGTCCTGTGA
- a CDS encoding ATP-binding protein, which yields MRTQGRTRRRAARATYQLPQAETSARWARHLTTVFLSRRCGEPVTGDQIEDATLVVSELVTNATRHGRSGCRLRLHVDPGLVTVEVEDASPIHPRECSPLESDESGRGIFMVRELSRHFAVRGGPGGGKTVQAVLAAS from the coding sequence ATGCGTACGCAAGGGCGCACCCGTCGGCGCGCCGCGCGTGCGACGTACCAACTGCCGCAGGCGGAGACCTCCGCCCGCTGGGCGCGCCATCTGACCACGGTCTTCCTGAGCCGCCGCTGCGGCGAGCCGGTGACGGGGGACCAGATCGAGGACGCCACCCTCGTCGTGTCCGAGCTGGTCACCAACGCCACCCGGCACGGCCGCAGCGGCTGCCGGCTGCGGCTGCATGTCGACCCGGGCCTGGTCACCGTCGAGGTGGAGGACGCCAGTCCGATCCACCCGAGAGAGTGCTCGCCCCTGGAGAGCGACGAGAGCGGGCGCGGCATCTTCATGGTGCGCGAGCTGTCCCGGCACTTCGCGGTACGAGGCGGACCGGGCGGCGGCAAGACCGTCCAGGCGGTGCTCGCGGCGTCCTGA
- a CDS encoding ArsR/SmtB family transcription factor has translation MLDVTVIEDSAAAAVSLDPVRSRLLAELAAGPASAAMLAGRVGLPRQKVNYHLKALERHGLVELAGERRKGNVTERLMRATAASYVISPLALAAVQPDPAGFRDQLSARWMLAVAARLVRDVGSLITGAAKARKRLATYALDGEVRFASAADRAAFVEELTQGVSALIARYHAEDAPGGRDHRLVVALHPTVKIPDAVEGADARDPDTESPAALPGEPS, from the coding sequence ATGTTGGACGTCACAGTGATCGAGGACTCCGCGGCAGCCGCCGTCTCGCTGGACCCCGTGCGCTCCCGGCTCCTGGCGGAGCTCGCCGCGGGCCCCGCCTCTGCGGCCATGCTCGCCGGCCGGGTCGGGCTGCCCCGTCAGAAGGTGAACTACCACCTCAAGGCGCTGGAGCGGCACGGCCTGGTCGAGCTGGCCGGGGAACGCCGCAAGGGCAACGTCACGGAGCGGCTGATGCGGGCCACAGCGGCCTCGTACGTCATCTCTCCACTGGCCCTGGCCGCGGTGCAGCCGGACCCGGCGGGGTTCCGCGACCAGCTCTCCGCGCGCTGGATGCTCGCGGTCGCCGCGCGTCTCGTGCGCGATGTCGGCAGCCTGATCACCGGCGCGGCCAAGGCGCGCAAGCGACTCGCGACCTACGCCCTGGACGGCGAGGTGCGGTTCGCCTCCGCAGCCGACCGTGCGGCCTTCGTCGAGGAACTCACCCAAGGCGTGAGCGCGCTGATCGCCCGCTACCACGCCGAGGACGCCCCGGGCGGCCGCGATCACCGCCTGGTCGTGGCGCTTCATCCGACCGTCAAGATCCCGGACGCCGTCGAGGGGGCGGACGCCAGGGACCCGGACACCGAGAGCCCCGCTGCGCTGCCCGGCGAGCCGTCATGA
- a CDS encoding SRPBCC family protein, producing the protein MSKEFEIVREFEVDAEPQQVWEAITTGTAGWLWPMEYEPREGGAAPHGGTVTAWDPPHRLTGRTEDAEGISQQTFNQLDHVIEPREGGGSWVRYVHSGILVEDWDNQYDGADKHTDFYLHTLRQYLLHYTGKAAVFMSVDAPDTSNEPDGLDVVSRGLGLADDAAEGATVRVELPGTGPVDAVLDYRNPYFVGLRTDDAMYRVFGRNHFGAPVGVSVHDFAAGADAQKNEEAWRTWLTGLFA; encoded by the coding sequence ATGTCCAAGGAATTCGAGATCGTCCGGGAGTTCGAGGTCGACGCCGAGCCCCAGCAGGTCTGGGAGGCGATCACCACCGGGACCGCCGGCTGGCTCTGGCCGATGGAGTACGAACCCCGCGAGGGAGGTGCGGCCCCGCACGGCGGCACCGTCACCGCCTGGGACCCGCCCCACCGGTTGACCGGCCGCACCGAGGACGCGGAAGGCATCTCCCAGCAGACCTTCAACCAGCTCGATCACGTCATCGAGCCCCGCGAGGGCGGCGGCTCCTGGGTGCGCTACGTGCACAGCGGCATCCTGGTCGAGGACTGGGACAACCAGTACGACGGTGCCGACAAGCACACCGACTTCTATCTGCACACCCTGCGCCAGTACCTGCTGCACTACACCGGCAAGGCGGCCGTGTTCATGAGCGTCGACGCCCCCGACACCTCGAACGAGCCGGACGGTCTCGACGTCGTGAGCCGGGGACTCGGACTGGCGGACGACGCGGCCGAGGGCGCGACCGTACGCGTCGAACTGCCCGGCACCGGCCCGGTCGACGCCGTCCTCGACTACCGCAATCCCTACTTCGTGGGGCTGCGCACGGACGACGCCATGTACCGCGTCTTCGGTCGCAACCACTTCGGCGCCCCTGTCGGCGTCAGCGTCCACGACTTCGCCGCCGGAGCGGACGCACAGAAGAACGAGGAAGCCTGGCGCACCTGGCTGACCGGCCTGTTCGCGTAG
- a CDS encoding SDR family NAD(P)-dependent oxidoreductase — protein sequence MTVTEDSQVFGPGIDPERMAVCLSVLDELDKLDVDHPDAIAVRRATAGIYRTVKQRRRQERRAAKTAHDKSVTEATATGSAERIDDETEGLLPSSSATGEIAGILQRPRSCYICKTRYVEVDAFYHQLCQKCAAENRARRDARTDLTGKRALLTGGRAKIGMYIALRLLRDGAHTTITTRFPNDAIRRFKAMPDSDEWIHRLKIVGIDLRDPAQVVALADSVSAQGPLDILINNAAQTVRRSPQAYSELVSAESAPLPAGELPPAEVIGTFGSGAVETVAALPSAAGEGLTAQDVTGLALVSGSASPARIAAGNAIDAGGLVPDLHHTNSWIQTVSEVDPVELLEVQLCNSTAPFILISRLRPAMAASAAKRTYVVNVSAMEGVFSRGYKGAGHPHTNMAKAALNMLTRTSAQEMFESDGILMTAVDTGWITDERPHPDKMRLADEGFHAPLDLIDGAARVYDPIVRGESGDDLFGCFLKDYAPANW from the coding sequence ATGACGGTGACAGAGGACAGTCAGGTATTCGGCCCGGGCATCGACCCGGAGCGGATGGCCGTCTGCCTGAGCGTGCTCGACGAGCTCGACAAGCTGGACGTCGACCACCCCGACGCCATCGCGGTCCGCCGGGCCACCGCAGGTATCTACCGGACCGTGAAGCAGCGCCGCCGCCAGGAGCGCCGCGCCGCCAAGACCGCGCACGACAAGTCGGTCACCGAGGCCACCGCCACCGGATCCGCCGAGCGGATCGACGACGAGACCGAAGGTCTCCTTCCTTCGTCGTCGGCCACCGGCGAGATCGCCGGCATACTCCAGCGCCCCCGGTCCTGCTACATCTGCAAGACCCGCTACGTCGAGGTCGACGCCTTCTACCACCAGCTCTGCCAGAAGTGCGCGGCCGAGAACCGGGCCCGCCGCGACGCCCGGACCGACCTCACCGGCAAGCGGGCGCTCCTCACCGGCGGGCGCGCCAAGATCGGTATGTACATCGCGCTGCGGCTGCTCCGTGACGGTGCCCACACCACGATCACCACGCGCTTCCCGAACGACGCGATCCGTCGCTTCAAGGCGATGCCGGACAGCGACGAGTGGATCCACCGCCTCAAGATCGTCGGTATCGACCTGCGGGACCCGGCGCAGGTCGTCGCCCTCGCCGACTCCGTGTCCGCGCAGGGCCCCCTGGACATCCTGATCAACAACGCGGCCCAGACGGTGCGCCGGTCCCCGCAGGCCTACAGCGAACTCGTCAGCGCCGAGTCCGCCCCGCTGCCCGCCGGTGAGCTGCCGCCCGCCGAGGTCATCGGCACCTTCGGCAGCGGCGCGGTGGAGACGGTGGCCGCGCTGCCCTCCGCCGCGGGCGAGGGCCTCACCGCCCAGGACGTGACCGGGCTCGCTCTCGTCAGCGGCTCGGCGTCCCCGGCGCGGATCGCGGCCGGCAACGCGATCGACGCCGGCGGTCTCGTTCCCGATCTGCACCACACCAACAGCTGGATCCAGACGGTGTCCGAGGTCGACCCGGTGGAGCTGCTCGAGGTCCAGCTGTGCAACTCCACGGCCCCGTTCATCCTCATCAGCAGGCTGCGCCCGGCGATGGCCGCCTCCGCCGCCAAGCGCACCTACGTGGTGAACGTCTCGGCGATGGAGGGTGTCTTCAGCCGCGGCTACAAGGGGGCGGGCCACCCGCACACCAACATGGCCAAGGCCGCGCTGAACATGCTCACCCGCACCAGCGCCCAGGAGATGTTCGAGAGCGACGGCATCCTGATGACCGCAGTCGACACCGGATGGATCACCGACGAGCGCCCGCACCCCGACAAGATGCGTCTCGCGGACGAGGGCTTCCACGCCCCGCTCGACCTGATCGACGGTGCCGCCCGCGTCTACGACCCGATCGTGCGCGGCGAGTCCGGTGACGACCTCTTCGGCTGCTTCCTCAAGGACTACGCTCCGGCGAACTGGTAG
- a CDS encoding NUDIX hydrolase yields the protein MIHGETDAEILDALVADVGLAALELDEARAWLDRAQHHPGEPLAAEVWVTDQAFDHVLLVKHRWRGWVPPGGKVEPGETPRAAAARELAEETGVRVELLPRPAATSVRSYRPDRPPTLGLSYAAIVSRDVPLGGEAGQPPHWFALDEPWESVFPEDRDHIRAHVRRLAAEYRVRGH from the coding sequence GTGATCCACGGTGAGACCGACGCAGAGATCCTGGACGCGCTGGTGGCCGATGTCGGGCTCGCCGCTCTGGAGCTCGACGAGGCGCGGGCGTGGCTCGACCGGGCGCAACACCACCCCGGGGAGCCGCTGGCGGCAGAGGTCTGGGTGACCGACCAGGCCTTCGACCACGTCCTGCTCGTGAAGCACCGATGGCGCGGCTGGGTGCCACCCGGGGGGAAGGTCGAACCGGGCGAGACGCCTCGCGCCGCCGCAGCCCGCGAGCTCGCCGAGGAGACCGGCGTACGGGTGGAACTGCTGCCACGGCCGGCGGCTACCTCCGTGCGTTCGTACCGGCCCGACCGGCCGCCGACGCTGGGTCTTTCCTATGCCGCGATCGTGAGCCGCGACGTGCCGCTGGGCGGCGAAGCGGGGCAGCCCCCGCACTGGTTCGCGCTCGACGAGCCGTGGGAGTCGGTGTTCCCCGAGGACCGTGACCACATCCGCGCACACGTGCGCCGACTGGCGGCGGAGTACCGGGTCCGCGGGCACTGA
- a CDS encoding alpha-L-fucosidase encodes MTELPRRHVLGMTAGAAVGAAFITPATADASPQATPRGTTGGDWGTVPPAVPVPLDRWFDNDGIDTADARGGNFDGSGYTFPGEELPAGKREIDGIPYLFPTAAAGAKNNIVALGQRIDLPAGRYLSGLLLVASSYGAASGTATLHYADGSSRPVALGGPDWYSGSGAITAAYRYTPTGAKDPHPVVIATAELTMDPTKEAVALTLPVTNPAEADRSSLHIFALTLQPAASGRALALREAHSTSSLLGAGAQSVEATVINAGTVGILPSDRLTVSVDVPGARTVAPATVGRLAPGEQARVRVGIRRRPGTPPGTRQDGTVLARGRGQQAAAARRTLTLGVPDYEPTDASLNTHQAPYWFQDAKFGIFIHWGLYSVPAWAPVGKQYAEWYWSQMQDPNNPTYAHHRQTYGESFAYDDFIPRFRAERFNPRSWVELFRDAGAQYHVLTSKHHEGFALWDTKVSDRNSVKMGPRRDLIRELFDASRRYAPELHRGLYFSMPEWFNPDNPWSGHAPRNPYTLEPVPYTGHRSGDYIKDLQAPQMLELIDGYDPEILWCDIGGANDSHRVLAEYFNHAKNRARPIEVTVNNRSGIGPHDFTTPEYTTYDSIVTDKWESSRGLDPFSYGYNAQTPDDRYMTTEEVVHSLVDIVSKNGNFLLDIGPRADGTIPEIMERRLRETGAWLKVNGEAIYGSTYWARMPQLGEDLRFTVRPDEAFYIHSLAAPGSTLTVEAPVPVRQGDRVTMLGHDRPLTWRTTGDTFVVDVPAAARRAGRHVWVFKVAWSA; translated from the coding sequence ATGACCGAACTTCCCAGGCGCCACGTACTCGGAATGACGGCGGGGGCGGCAGTCGGCGCCGCCTTCATCACCCCGGCCACGGCCGATGCGAGCCCGCAGGCGACACCACGCGGTACGACAGGCGGTGACTGGGGCACGGTCCCGCCCGCCGTGCCCGTACCGCTGGATCGCTGGTTCGACAACGACGGCATCGACACCGCGGACGCCCGCGGCGGCAACTTCGACGGCTCCGGCTACACCTTCCCCGGCGAGGAACTCCCCGCAGGCAAGCGGGAGATCGACGGCATCCCCTATCTCTTCCCCACCGCCGCGGCGGGGGCCAAGAACAACATCGTCGCGCTCGGCCAGCGCATCGACCTCCCGGCCGGCCGCTATCTCTCCGGGCTCCTTCTCGTCGCGAGCAGCTACGGCGCGGCCTCCGGCACGGCGACCCTCCACTACGCCGACGGCTCCAGCCGGCCGGTGGCACTCGGCGGCCCCGACTGGTACTCCGGCAGCGGTGCGATCACGGCCGCCTACCGCTACACCCCGACCGGTGCCAAGGACCCGCACCCCGTCGTCATCGCCACCGCCGAACTCACCATGGACCCGACCAAGGAGGCCGTGGCGCTGACGCTGCCGGTCACCAACCCGGCGGAGGCGGACAGGAGTTCCCTCCACATCTTCGCTCTCACTCTCCAGCCGGCAGCCAGTGGACGGGCGTTGGCGCTGCGCGAAGCGCACTCGACCAGCTCGCTGCTCGGCGCGGGCGCGCAGAGTGTCGAGGCCACCGTCATCAACGCCGGCACCGTCGGCATCCTCCCCTCCGACCGGCTCACCGTCTCCGTCGACGTGCCCGGCGCCCGCACGGTCGCCCCCGCCACGGTCGGCCGGCTCGCCCCGGGGGAGCAGGCGAGAGTGCGGGTCGGCATCCGCCGCCGGCCCGGTACTCCGCCCGGCACCCGGCAGGACGGCACCGTGCTCGCCCGCGGCCGGGGGCAGCAGGCGGCCGCCGCGCGGCGCACCCTGACGCTCGGCGTCCCCGACTACGAGCCCACCGACGCCTCGCTGAACACCCATCAGGCCCCCTACTGGTTCCAGGACGCGAAGTTCGGGATCTTCATCCACTGGGGTCTCTACTCGGTCCCGGCGTGGGCACCGGTCGGCAAGCAGTACGCCGAGTGGTACTGGAGCCAGATGCAGGACCCGAACAACCCGACGTACGCCCATCACCGCCAGACGTACGGGGAGTCCTTCGCCTACGACGACTTCATTCCGCGGTTCCGGGCGGAGCGGTTCAACCCGCGCTCCTGGGTCGAACTCTTCCGTGACGCCGGAGCGCAGTACCACGTCCTGACCTCCAAGCACCACGAGGGCTTCGCGCTCTGGGACACCAAGGTCAGCGACCGCAACTCCGTGAAGATGGGCCCCCGCAGAGACCTGATCAGGGAACTCTTCGACGCCTCCCGCCGCTATGCCCCCGAGCTGCACCGCGGCCTGTACTTCTCCATGCCCGAGTGGTTCAACCCCGACAACCCCTGGTCGGGGCACGCACCGCGGAACCCGTACACGCTGGAGCCCGTGCCGTACACCGGCCACCGCAGCGGCGACTACATCAAGGATCTTCAGGCACCGCAGATGCTGGAGCTGATCGACGGCTACGACCCGGAGATCCTGTGGTGCGACATCGGCGGGGCGAACGACAGCCACCGGGTGCTCGCGGAGTACTTCAACCACGCGAAGAACCGGGCCCGCCCCATCGAGGTGACCGTCAACAACCGCTCCGGCATCGGGCCGCACGACTTCACGACGCCCGAGTACACGACGTACGACTCGATCGTCACCGACAAGTGGGAGTCGAGCAGGGGACTCGACCCGTTCAGCTACGGCTACAACGCGCAGACCCCCGACGACCGGTACATGACGACCGAGGAGGTGGTGCACTCGCTCGTCGACATCGTCTCCAAGAACGGCAACTTCCTGCTCGACATCGGACCGCGGGCCGACGGCACCATCCCCGAGATCATGGAGCGCCGGCTGCGTGAGACGGGCGCGTGGCTGAAGGTCAACGGCGAGGCGATATACGGCAGTACGTACTGGGCGCGGATGCCGCAGCTCGGCGAGGATCTGCGCTTCACCGTCCGGCCGGACGAGGCCTTCTACATCCACTCGCTCGCCGCACCCGGCAGCACCCTCACCGTCGAGGCGCCGGTACCGGTCCGCCAGGGCGACCGCGTGACGATGCTCGGCCACGACCGTCCGCTGACCTGGCGTACCACGGGGGACACGTTCGTCGTCGACGTGCCGGCCGCGGCCCGCCGGGCGGGCCGGCATGTCTGGGTGTTCAAAGTAGCCTGGTCGGCCTGA
- a CDS encoding lipase maturation factor family protein translates to MEWFVDSDYWLSRLVFQRALAGVYLVAFLTAALQFRALIGERGMLPVPAFVRRTTWRQAPSLFQLHYSDRFFALVAWSGCLLSAALLAGAADHIPLGAAMAWWAVLWLLYLSIVNVGQTWYGFGWESLLLETGFLAVFLGNERTAPPVLVLFLLRWVLFRVEFGAGLIKIRGDECWRKLTCLDYHHETQPMPGPLSWFFHHLPRPAHRVEVAANHVTQLVVPFLLFTPQPVAGAAAALIVVTQLWLVLSGNFAWLNWITIVLALSAVDGSLISEAPALPAAPLWYEIVVIAVTVLVLVLSYRPARNLLSRRQQMNRSYDSLHLVNAYGAFGTVGRIRHEVVIEGTEETVLHEDTVWREYGFRGKPGDVRAMPRQFAPYHLRLDWMMWFAALSPAYAGPWFGTFMERLLEGDRDTLKLLRHNPFPDAPPAYVRARVYHYRYTTWRELRATGAWWHRSHVREFLRPTRLL, encoded by the coding sequence ATGGAGTGGTTCGTCGACAGTGACTACTGGCTGAGCCGGCTGGTGTTCCAGCGGGCTCTGGCCGGCGTGTACCTGGTCGCCTTCCTGACCGCGGCCCTTCAGTTCCGGGCCCTGATCGGCGAACGGGGCATGCTGCCGGTGCCCGCCTTCGTACGCCGGACGACGTGGCGGCAGGCGCCGAGCCTCTTCCAACTGCACTACTCCGACCGCTTCTTCGCCCTCGTCGCCTGGAGCGGTTGTCTGCTGTCCGCGGCGCTGCTGGCGGGAGCCGCCGACCACATCCCGCTCGGGGCGGCGATGGCCTGGTGGGCGGTGCTGTGGCTGCTGTATCTGTCGATCGTCAACGTGGGACAGACCTGGTACGGCTTCGGCTGGGAGTCCCTGCTGCTGGAGACCGGCTTCCTGGCCGTGTTCCTCGGCAACGAACGCACCGCACCGCCCGTCCTGGTGCTGTTCCTGCTGCGCTGGGTGCTGTTCCGGGTGGAGTTCGGGGCGGGCCTGATCAAGATCCGCGGGGACGAGTGCTGGCGCAAGCTGACCTGTCTGGACTACCACCACGAGACCCAGCCGATGCCCGGCCCGCTGAGCTGGTTCTTCCACCATCTGCCACGTCCGGCCCACCGTGTCGAGGTCGCCGCCAACCATGTCACGCAACTCGTCGTGCCGTTCCTGCTGTTCACGCCCCAGCCGGTGGCGGGTGCGGCCGCCGCGCTGATCGTGGTGACGCAGCTGTGGCTGGTGCTCTCCGGCAATTTCGCCTGGCTCAACTGGATCACGATCGTGCTCGCGCTCTCCGCCGTCGACGGCTCACTGATCTCCGAGGCGCCTGCGCTGCCCGCTGCCCCGCTCTGGTACGAGATCGTGGTCATCGCGGTCACCGTGCTCGTCCTGGTGCTCAGCTACCGCCCGGCGCGCAATCTGCTCTCCCGGCGGCAACAGATGAACCGCTCCTACGACTCGCTGCATCTGGTCAACGCCTACGGCGCGTTCGGAACGGTCGGGCGGATCCGCCACGAAGTGGTGATCGAGGGCACCGAGGAGACCGTTCTCCACGAGGACACCGTGTGGCGGGAGTACGGGTTCCGGGGCAAGCCCGGCGATGTCCGCGCGATGCCGCGTCAGTTCGCCCCCTACCATCTGCGGCTCGACTGGATGATGTGGTTCGCCGCGCTCTCCCCCGCCTACGCGGGGCCCTGGTTCGGGACGTTCATGGAGCGGCTGCTGGAGGGCGACCGGGACACGCTGAAGCTGCTGCGCCACAATCCGTTCCCCGACGCCCCGCCCGCGTATGTCCGCGCCAGGGTGTACCACTACCGGTACACGACCTGGCGCGAACTGCGGGCCACCGGTGCCTGGTGGCACCGGAGCCATGTGCGCGAGTTCCTCAGGCCGACCAGGCTACTTTGA
- a CDS encoding DUF1990 family protein: MNSVHRTGALSYPEAGATRLGPMPDGYRHLHRTVRIGRGRAVFAAAGEALATWRAHRASGVRLRTSARRAEPGVRVEVSAGFGPLRITAPCEVVWTVHERDRTGFGYGTLRGHPVRGEESFVVDLRDDGSVWFTVMAFSRPAVWWSRLGGPLVPLMQTAYVRRLGRTVRRLAETDTGGDGVVRRQ, from the coding sequence ATGAACAGCGTCCACCGCACCGGCGCCCTCAGCTACCCGGAGGCCGGGGCCACCCGCCTCGGGCCGATGCCCGACGGCTACCGCCATCTGCATCGCACGGTCCGGATCGGCCGCGGCCGGGCGGTGTTCGCGGCGGCGGGCGAGGCCCTCGCCACCTGGCGTGCGCACCGGGCTTCGGGGGTGCGGCTGCGCACGTCGGCCCGGCGGGCCGAGCCCGGCGTACGGGTCGAGGTCTCCGCGGGCTTCGGCCCCCTGCGGATCACCGCCCCTTGCGAGGTGGTGTGGACGGTGCACGAGCGGGATCGGACCGGTTTCGGCTACGGCACTCTGCGGGGGCACCCCGTCCGCGGAGAGGAGTCGTTCGTCGTCGATCTGCGGGACGACGGCTCGGTCTGGTTCACCGTGATGGCCTTCAGCCGCCCGGCGGTCTGGTGGTCCCGGCTCGGCGGGCCTCTCGTGCCGCTGATGCAGACGGCGTACGTACGCCGGCTCGGTCGCACCGTGCGCCGGCTCGCGGAGACCGATACTGGAGGTGATGGAGTGGTTCGTCGACAGTGA
- a CDS encoding DUF6777 domain-containing protein has product MALAVALSLGLLTAGCGGDSSAATDTEEKVLLQSATAPGPDPFTASTARSLSSPAPDPPAPSAATSSEPARGQSLRTLSGGTPGLYGGTETIGSCDIEQQITFLGKDAAKQRAFAKAAGVSEAKVPAHLRSLTPVVLRADTRVTGHGFEDGSAVARQSLLQAGTPVLVDEYGAPRVRCVGGNPLKAPVAVKGAVIHQGRPWMGFRPDRVVVIKPTAQAVSTLIIVNILDSTWIERKAGSDGEQDRRPEVLPPVAPDDIFTYPPAMPPPPDGSTPPGTPSEPAAPGDPSVPAESPSRQDVAPPADPPSEELPSADPGMPSEEDVDPSDPNLLIPFDEPSEPDTFAG; this is encoded by the coding sequence ATGGCTCTGGCCGTCGCGCTCTCACTCGGACTCCTGACCGCCGGCTGCGGCGGCGACAGCAGTGCGGCGACGGACACCGAGGAAAAGGTGCTCCTCCAGTCGGCGACGGCTCCGGGACCGGATCCCTTCACGGCGTCGACGGCACGCTCCCTCTCCTCGCCCGCGCCCGACCCGCCCGCCCCGTCGGCCGCCACGAGCAGCGAACCCGCCCGCGGGCAGAGCCTGCGCACCCTCTCGGGCGGCACGCCCGGTCTCTACGGCGGTACCGAGACCATCGGCAGCTGCGACATCGAGCAGCAGATCACCTTCCTCGGCAAGGACGCGGCGAAGCAGCGCGCCTTCGCCAAGGCCGCCGGGGTCTCCGAGGCGAAGGTGCCGGCCCATCTGCGCAGCCTGACCCCGGTCGTCCTGCGCGCCGACACCCGGGTGACCGGCCACGGCTTCGAGGACGGGTCGGCCGTCGCCCGGCAGTCCCTGCTCCAGGCGGGCACCCCTGTGCTGGTCGACGAGTACGGCGCGCCCCGGGTCCGCTGCGTCGGCGGAAACCCGCTGAAGGCGCCGGTCGCCGTCAAGGGAGCCGTGATTCACCAGGGCAGGCCGTGGATGGGCTTCCGGCCGGACCGGGTCGTCGTCATCAAGCCCACCGCCCAGGCCGTCAGCACCCTGATCATCGTCAACATCCTCGACAGCACCTGGATCGAGCGGAAGGCCGGGAGCGACGGTGAGCAGGACAGAAGGCCCGAGGTGCTCCCGCCCGTCGCCCCGGACGACATCTTCACCTACCCGCCGGCCATGCCGCCCCCGCCGGACGGCTCCACCCCGCCGGGCACCCCGAGCGAGCCCGCCGCCCCCGGCGATCCGTCCGTCCCGGCCGAGTCCCCGTCCCGCCAGGACGTGGCCCCGCCGGCCGACCCGCCGAGCGAGGAGCTGCCCTCGGCCGATCCCGGCATGCCCTCCGAGGAGGACGTCGATCCCTCCGATCCGAACCTGCTCATCCCCTTCGACGAGCCGTCCGAGCCGGACACCTTCGCGGGCTGA